In Triticum aestivum cultivar Chinese Spring chromosome 5B, IWGSC CS RefSeq v2.1, whole genome shotgun sequence, the following proteins share a genomic window:
- the LOC123113202 gene encoding ornithine aminotransferase, mitochondrial, with product MAAIISRRGAARALALAMARRGMCSAPAPAAALSSEELIRMEQDCSAHNYHPIPMVFSKGEGSHILDPEGNKYIDFLSAYSAVNQGHCHPKVLRALIEQAERLTLSSRAFYNDKFPVFAQYLTSMFGYDMMLPMNTGAEGVETAIKLARKWGYEKKNIPKNEALIVSCCGCFHGRTLGVISMSCDNDATRGFGPLVPGHLKVDFGDIDGLEKIFKEHGDRICGFLFEPIQGEAGVIIPPDGYLKAVRDLCSRHNILMIDDEIQTGIARTGKMLACDWEDVRPDMVILGKALGAGVVPVSAVLADKDIMLCIKPGEHGSTFGGNPLASAVAIASLKVVKDEGLVERAAELGQEFRDQLQKVQQKFPRIIREIRGRGLLNAVDLSSKALYPASAYDICIKLKERGILAKPTHDTIIRLAPPISISPEELAEASKALSDVLEHDLPQLQKQIKKPDSEAKIPVCDRCGRDL from the exons ATGGCGGCGATAATATCGCGGCGGGGTGCGGcgcgggcgctggcgctggcgatGGCGCGGAGGGGGATGTGCTCCGCCCCGGCACCCGCGGCGGCGCTGTCGTCGGAGGAGCTCATACGGATGGAGCAGGACTGCAGCGCGCACAA CTACCATCCGATTCCCATGGTGTTCTCCAAAGGGGAAGGATCGCATATATTGGACCCTGAAGGCAACAAATATATTGATTTTCTCTCTGCTTATTCTGCAGTCAATCAG GGCCATTGCCATCCAAAAGTCCTACGAGCTCTGATAGAACAAGCAGAAAGGCTTACACTTAGTTCCAGAGCTTTCTACAATGACAAATTCCCAGTCTTTGCGCAGTATTTGACGAGCATGTTTGGGTATGATATGATGTTGCCAATGAACACTGGAGCCGAAGGAGTGGAAACGGCTATTAAATTGGCAAGGAAATGGGGTTATGAAAAGAAGAATATACCAAAGAACGAG GCTTTGATTGTCTCTTGCTGTGGATGTTTCCATGGTCGGACATTGGGCGTTATCTCTATGAGCTGTGACAATGATGCAACTCGTGGTTTTGGTCCTTTGGTTCCTGGTCATCTTAAAGTTGATTTTGGAGACATTGATGGGTTGGAGAAAATCTTTAAAG AGCATGGGGATCGTATATGCGGTTTTTTGTTTGAACCAATCCAAGGAGAAGCTGGG GTAATAATCCCACCAGATGGCTATTTGAAAGCTGTCAGAGATTTGTGTTCTAGGCACAACATTCTGATGATTGATGATGAGATCCAAACAGGCATAGCTCGAACTGGCAAAATGTTGGCATGCGATTGGGAAGATGTACGACCTGATATGGTG ATTCTAGGCAAGGCACTTGGTGCTGGAGTAGTTCCGGTCAGTGCAGTTCTGGCGGACAAGGATATCATGCTGTGTATCAAGCCGGGAGAACATGGAAG TACATTTGGTGGAAACCCATTGGCAAGTGCTGTGGCAATCGCATCTCTGAAAGTGGTCAAGGATGAAGGTCTTGTTGAAAG AGCTGCGGAGTTAGGTCAGGAGTTCAGAGACCAGTTACAAAAAGTTCAACAGAAGTTTCCTCGTATTATCAGGGAAATACGTGGGAGAGGTTTGCTTAATGCAGTAGACCTAAGCAGCAAGGCTCTATACCCTGCTTCTGCATATGATATTTGCATCAAGCTAAAGGAGAGGGGCATTCTTGCAAAGCCCACGCATGACACCATAATCCGATTAGCCCCTCCCATTTCCATCAG TCCTGAGGAGCTCGCAGAAGCATCAAAGGCACTCAGCGATGTGCTCGAGCATGACTTGCCGCAGTTGCAGAAGCAGATCAAGAAGCCAGACTCGGAGGCAAAAATACCAGTCTGTGATAGGTGCGGTCGGGATTTATAA